One stretch of Zhihengliuella flava DNA includes these proteins:
- a CDS encoding amidohydrolase family protein, translating into MCTHDHDALPAPDAALARRSVIAGAAALAGIGLLPASAAAADSRSRAPESAHYKGQPQSPAPMIIEGGTLVDPDTGDAVEDAVVVLVDGRVAAAGDRQSTRRAVASVADRATVVDATGRFVLPGLVDAHVHANALEDARLILSHGATTVRSGSSSFYQDVALAALPRWAPGLSPRMHAAGLFVSPELGDSVLADPALAPLAALSDGVREASDLAYLTRNNVKRGATVIKTRANPRAGLAEQDPLELVYGQEQISAIVAASKKAGVLCHAYSAEGIDGAVRAGVRSIEHGVFVSEATLAEMAKRGTAFTPTLSGIASMADSTDPVLAERGREYTPVLQEAIRAAAEAGVTVVAGTDSFGTDVTPIGTEARWLAEAGLSPLQALRSVTTAPARLLGVERSVGRLVRGAQADVVLLDRDPLADAAALEAVSAVVAQGVLVREAA; encoded by the coding sequence ATGTGCACCCATGATCACGACGCCCTGCCCGCCCCCGACGCCGCGCTGGCCCGCCGCAGTGTGATCGCCGGAGCCGCGGCGCTCGCCGGGATCGGACTCCTGCCCGCCTCGGCCGCCGCCGCTGACTCGCGCTCGCGCGCGCCCGAATCGGCGCATTACAAGGGCCAGCCGCAGTCCCCGGCTCCGATGATCATTGAGGGCGGCACGTTGGTGGACCCGGACACCGGGGACGCGGTCGAAGACGCCGTCGTCGTGCTGGTGGACGGGCGCGTGGCCGCGGCCGGGGACCGCCAGTCCACCCGCCGGGCCGTGGCCTCCGTTGCTGACCGCGCCACCGTGGTGGACGCCACCGGCCGGTTTGTCCTGCCGGGGCTCGTGGACGCACACGTGCACGCCAACGCTCTGGAGGATGCCCGGCTGATCCTGTCCCACGGCGCCACCACGGTGCGCAGCGGCTCCTCGAGCTTCTATCAGGACGTGGCGCTGGCGGCCCTCCCGCGGTGGGCGCCCGGGCTCTCCCCGCGGATGCACGCGGCCGGTCTCTTCGTCTCCCCGGAACTGGGCGACTCGGTGTTGGCGGACCCCGCGCTGGCCCCGCTGGCCGCGTTGTCCGACGGCGTGCGCGAGGCCTCGGACCTGGCCTACCTGACCCGGAACAACGTCAAGCGCGGGGCCACGGTCATCAAGACTCGGGCCAACCCGCGGGCCGGACTGGCGGAACAGGACCCGCTGGAACTGGTCTACGGGCAGGAGCAGATCTCCGCGATCGTCGCCGCGTCCAAGAAGGCCGGCGTCCTCTGCCACGCCTACAGCGCCGAGGGCATCGACGGCGCCGTGCGCGCTGGCGTGCGCAGCATTGAGCACGGCGTCTTTGTCAGCGAGGCCACGCTGGCTGAGATGGCCAAGCGCGGAACCGCCTTCACGCCGACCCTGTCCGGCATCGCCTCGATGGCCGACTCCACCGATCCGGTGCTCGCCGAACGCGGTCGCGAATACACCCCGGTGCTGCAGGAGGCGATCCGCGCCGCGGCGGAGGCCGGCGTCACCGTGGTGGCCGGAACCGATTCCTTCGGCACGGACGTCACCCCGATCGGCACGGAGGCCCGCTGGCTGGCCGAGGCGGGGCTCAGCCCGCTGCAGGCCCTGCGCTCGGTGACGACGGCGCCCGCACGGCTGCTGGGAGTGGAGCGGAGCGTCGGGCGGCTCGTGCGTGGGGCCCAGGCCGACGTCGTGCTCCTGGACCGGGACCCGTTGGCCGATGCCGCGGCCCTCGAGGCGGTCTCGGCGGTCGTTGCCCAGGGCGTGCTGGTGCGCGAGGCGGCCTAA
- a CDS encoding ferritin, whose protein sequence is MELTGKLETAFNEQVTLELEASVVYRQLAIAMDAKDLPGIAGWFRAQSDEEIVHAEKFIAHMSDRSAQAQIGDIAAPKVTANTVLEAFEASLAHEEKVSESIRGLYRLAHEVGDIDSVPLLHWFIDEQLEEEASVGEIIGRVKLIGEDGNGLLRLDAELGSRDGADQ, encoded by the coding sequence ATGGAACTGACAGGAAAGCTTGAAACCGCATTCAACGAACAGGTGACGCTGGAGCTGGAGGCCTCTGTGGTGTACCGGCAGCTGGCGATTGCCATGGACGCCAAGGACCTGCCCGGCATTGCCGGCTGGTTCCGCGCGCAGTCGGACGAGGAGATCGTCCACGCCGAGAAGTTCATCGCCCATATGTCCGATCGCTCGGCGCAGGCGCAGATCGGCGACATCGCCGCGCCGAAGGTCACCGCGAACACGGTCCTCGAAGCCTTCGAGGCATCGCTGGCGCACGAGGAAAAGGTCTCCGAATCCATCCGCGGCCTCTACCGCTTGGCGCACGAGGTGGGGGACATCGACTCGGTGCCGCTGCTGCACTGGTTCATCGACGAGCAGCTGGAAGAGGAAGCGAGCGTGGGGGAGATCATCGGCCGCGTCAAGCTGATCGGCGAGGACGGCAACGGCCTGCTCCGCCTCGACGCCGAGCTCGGCTCGCGTGACGGAGCGGATCAGTAG
- a CDS encoding NAD-dependent epimerase/dehydratase family protein: protein MASVLITGGSGRLGRSVVEGFVAAGHRVVSVDRQTPADPVTGADYAEVDLLDAAATRQLFAERAPEAVVSLAAIAVPFSAPEDVILTTNSAIAHNVTDAAVEAGARKVIVASSPSIMGYGSPAGWVPPRLPLDEDVTPRPWHAYGLSKHVAEQVAAMFAAKHGPGDGERGVKFASFRPCYVIAPEEWQGAPTQQGHTVTERLDDPALSAPALFNYVDARDVTDFLLLLLERMHVIENGDVFFVGAADAMARRPLREVIPEIYPELAHLAEGLTGSAPAFSIDKARRVLGWEPKRSWRTELAG, encoded by the coding sequence ATGGCGAGCGTCCTCATTACAGGCGGGTCCGGGCGGCTGGGCCGCAGCGTCGTCGAGGGGTTTGTGGCCGCCGGTCATCGCGTGGTGAGCGTGGACCGGCAAACCCCCGCGGATCCCGTGACGGGAGCGGACTATGCCGAGGTTGATTTGTTGGATGCCGCGGCGACGCGCCAGCTGTTCGCCGAGCGGGCTCCCGAGGCCGTGGTCTCCCTCGCCGCGATCGCCGTGCCCTTCAGCGCCCCGGAAGACGTCATTCTCACCACGAACTCCGCGATTGCGCACAACGTGACCGACGCCGCGGTGGAAGCCGGCGCGCGGAAGGTGATTGTCGCCTCCAGCCCATCCATCATGGGCTACGGCTCACCCGCCGGTTGGGTCCCTCCGCGGTTGCCGCTCGACGAGGACGTCACGCCGCGGCCCTGGCATGCCTACGGGCTCTCGAAGCACGTGGCCGAGCAGGTGGCGGCGATGTTCGCGGCCAAGCACGGACCCGGCGACGGGGAGCGAGGCGTGAAGTTCGCGTCCTTCCGCCCGTGCTACGTCATCGCGCCGGAGGAGTGGCAGGGCGCCCCCACCCAGCAGGGCCACACGGTGACGGAGCGGCTGGATGACCCGGCCCTCTCCGCGCCGGCCCTGTTCAATTACGTGGACGCGCGGGACGTCACGGATTTTCTGCTGCTCCTCCTGGAACGCATGCACGTGATCGAGAACGGCGACGTCTTCTTCGTTGGTGCTGCCGACGCCATGGCCCGCCGTCCGCTGCGCGAGGTCATTCCGGAGATCTATCCGGAACTGGCGCATCTGGCTGAGGGCCTCACAGGCTCCGCCCCGGCGTTCAGCATCGACAAGGCTCGGCGCGTACTCGGCTGGGAGCCGAAGCGCAGCTGGCGCACCGAGCTGGCCGGCTAA
- a CDS encoding RNA-binding S4 domain-containing protein, translated as MSEQVRIDAWLWAVRLYKTRSAATAACRAGHIRRNGDPVKASQPVVPGDTIRVRQHGFDRILEVTRTLAKRVGAPVAHTCYIDHTPARPREVVPQVPVRDRGTGRPTKKDRREMEKLKKNFNL; from the coding sequence ATGAGCGAGCAGGTTCGAATCGACGCATGGCTGTGGGCCGTGCGCCTCTACAAGACGCGGTCGGCCGCCACCGCGGCCTGCCGGGCTGGCCACATCCGGCGCAACGGTGACCCGGTCAAGGCCTCCCAACCCGTGGTCCCCGGGGACACGATCCGGGTCCGCCAGCACGGGTTTGACCGCATTCTCGAGGTCACCCGCACCCTCGCCAAGCGAGTCGGGGCGCCCGTGGCCCACACCTGCTACATCGATCACACGCCCGCCCGGCCACGGGAGGTGGTCCCGCAGGTGCCGGTACGGGATCGCGGCACGGGCCGGCCCACAAAAAAGGACCGCCGCGAGATGGAGAAGCTCAAGAAGAACTTCAACCTCTAG
- a CDS encoding cation:proton antiporter family protein produces MTLVQDIAVTLLTAAGLGWLAMLCRVPPLVGFLGAGFLLGGLGVQPFDGLQSLADIGVTLLLFTIGLKFNIRSLLRPEAYGTATVHMALTTLLGMGVVGLLGVLGFVVLGDDWQSLALIGFALSFSSTVLAVKVLEERSDDGSFYGQTAIAILVVQDIAAVVFITASNGTMPSPWAVALFLLLPAMWLLRKVLDRVGHGELLVLFGVAMALGPGYFLFDAVGIKGDLGALAIGMLFASHPRSTELAKSLFSVKELFLVGFFLTIGLGDTPTWGDVALAVVLCTAILPFKVIGFLLLGRLFGLRNRTAARKALVLSNFSEFSIIVAAVGVSAGLMTEDLLTLIAVAVALSMVGSSLLNDRAHHLPSKIAARLKEQNVARLRPEDRPIDTSDADVVILGMGRVGRSAYERIHHDSRLRVLGIDNDHAVVQRLRERGFKVMEGDATDLEFWHRLCSGGFVQTVLLAMPIHDSNTFALDQLREAGFTGRITAMAQHQDQVEHLKAEGVERVFNLYEGAGLALADLALAPAKPPRPPRD; encoded by the coding sequence GTGACACTCGTGCAAGACATCGCCGTCACGCTGCTCACGGCCGCCGGTTTGGGCTGGCTGGCCATGCTGTGCCGCGTTCCCCCGCTCGTGGGCTTCCTCGGGGCCGGGTTCCTCCTCGGTGGCCTCGGCGTTCAACCGTTTGACGGGCTGCAGTCACTGGCGGACATCGGCGTGACCCTGCTGTTGTTCACCATCGGCCTGAAGTTCAATATCCGCTCCCTGCTGCGGCCGGAGGCCTACGGCACGGCCACCGTGCATATGGCCCTGACCACGCTGCTCGGCATGGGGGTCGTCGGCCTGCTGGGGGTGCTCGGTTTCGTCGTCTTGGGAGACGATTGGCAGTCGCTCGCGCTCATCGGCTTCGCGCTCTCCTTCTCGTCCACGGTGCTGGCCGTTAAGGTCCTCGAGGAGCGCTCGGACGACGGCTCGTTCTACGGACAAACGGCGATCGCCATCTTGGTGGTCCAGGACATCGCCGCCGTCGTCTTCATCACGGCATCCAATGGCACCATGCCCAGCCCGTGGGCCGTGGCGCTGTTCCTGCTCCTGCCCGCCATGTGGCTGCTGCGCAAGGTGCTGGACCGGGTAGGACACGGCGAACTCCTCGTCCTCTTCGGGGTGGCCATGGCCCTCGGACCGGGTTACTTCCTCTTCGATGCCGTCGGCATCAAGGGCGACTTGGGCGCGCTGGCCATCGGCATGCTGTTCGCCTCCCATCCGCGGTCCACGGAACTGGCCAAATCCCTCTTCAGCGTCAAGGAGCTCTTCCTCGTGGGCTTCTTCCTGACCATCGGACTGGGCGATACGCCGACGTGGGGCGATGTGGCTCTGGCCGTGGTGTTGTGCACCGCGATCCTGCCGTTCAAGGTGATCGGCTTCCTCCTCTTGGGTCGCCTGTTCGGACTACGCAACCGCACCGCCGCCCGCAAGGCACTGGTGCTCAGCAACTTCTCCGAGTTCTCCATCATCGTGGCCGCCGTCGGCGTCTCGGCCGGCCTGATGACCGAAGACCTGCTGACCCTCATCGCCGTCGCGGTGGCCCTGAGCATGGTCGGGTCCTCACTGCTGAATGACCGGGCCCACCACCTGCCCAGCAAGATCGCCGCGCGGCTCAAGGAACAAAACGTCGCGCGGCTCCGCCCGGAGGACCGCCCGATCGATACGTCGGACGCCGACGTCGTCATCCTCGGTATGGGCCGGGTTGGACGCAGTGCGTACGAGAGAATTCACCACGATTCCCGGCTCCGCGTGCTGGGCATCGACAACGATCACGCGGTGGTGCAGCGCCTGCGCGAACGCGGCTTCAAGGTCATGGAAGGCGACGCGACGGACCTCGAGTTCTGGCATCGGCTGTGCTCGGGCGGGTTCGTCCAAACGGTCCTGCTCGCCATGCCGATCCATGACTCCAATACGTTCGCCCTCGACCAGCTCCGCGAGGCCGGATTTACGGGACGGATCACGGCCATGGCCCAGCATCAGGATCAGGTGGAGCACCTCAAGGCCGAGGGCGTGGAGCGCGTCTTCAACCTCTACGAGGGCGCGGGGCTAGCCCTCGCCGACCTCGCCCTCGCACCGGCCAAGCCGCCGCGGCCGCCCCGCGACTGA
- a CDS encoding carbohydrate ABC transporter permease — protein MSVAAEFQNLSKVKGGKRPYKDNKAGHLFLLPWTIGLFAITIGPMAMSLYLSFTDYNLLQAPEWIGFDNIVRMFSDDRLHNSLVVTMTYVLVGVPLQLIVALFIALILDRGMRGLAFYRSVFYLPSMLGSSVAIAVLWKQLFGTTGLVNQVLAMFGIEGMGWISNPDTALSTLILLHIWTFGSPMVIFLAGLRQIPHMYYEAASIDGATKVRQFFSITLPLLSPIIFFNLVLQIIGAFQNFTQAFIVSNGTGGPADSTMFFTLYLYQQGFKNFDMGYASAMAWLLVLIVGAFTAINFIASKYWVFYDD, from the coding sequence ATGAGCGTCGCCGCTGAATTCCAGAACCTTTCAAAGGTGAAGGGCGGCAAGCGTCCGTATAAGGACAACAAGGCCGGCCACCTGTTCCTGCTGCCGTGGACCATCGGGCTCTTCGCCATCACCATCGGTCCGATGGCGATGTCCCTGTACCTCTCCTTCACGGACTACAACCTGCTGCAGGCCCCCGAGTGGATCGGGTTCGACAACATCGTGCGGATGTTCTCCGATGACCGCCTGCACAACTCGCTGGTCGTCACCATGACGTACGTGCTGGTCGGCGTTCCGCTGCAGCTGATCGTCGCGCTGTTCATCGCGCTGATCCTCGACCGGGGCATGCGCGGCCTGGCGTTCTACCGCTCGGTGTTCTACCTGCCGTCCATGCTCGGTTCCTCCGTGGCCATCGCCGTGCTGTGGAAGCAGCTCTTCGGCACCACCGGCCTCGTGAACCAGGTGTTGGCGATGTTCGGCATCGAGGGCATGGGCTGGATCTCCAACCCGGACACGGCGCTGAGCACGCTGATCCTGCTGCACATCTGGACGTTCGGCTCGCCGATGGTGATCTTCCTTGCCGGCCTGCGCCAGATCCCGCACATGTACTACGAGGCCGCGTCGATCGACGGCGCCACCAAGGTCCGCCAGTTCTTCTCCATCACGCTGCCGCTGCTGAGCCCGATCATCTTCTTCAACCTCGTGCTGCAGATCATCGGAGCCTTCCAGAACTTCACGCAGGCGTTCATCGTCTCTAACGGCACGGGTGGTCCGGCGGACTCGACGATGTTCTTCACGCTGTACCTCTACCAGCAGGGTTTCAAGAACTTCGACATGGGCTACGCGTCAGCGATGGCCTGGCTGCTGGTGCTCATTGTTGGCGCCTTCACGGCCATCAACTTCATTGCCTCCAAGTATTGGGTGTTCTACGATGACTGA
- a CDS encoding Gfo/Idh/MocA family protein: MSESPRTRYVIIGTGNRCEMYINAILGDHADVAELVALADSNPGRAAYYQDVIEQTFGAQVEAFDPQALTDFIQTEKIDRVIITSPDFTHADLVCEALEAGADVVVEKPLTVNAAASARIAQTVAATGRQVIVTFNYRYSPRNTALKAAIADGLIGEVTSIDFSWVLDTVHGADYFRRWHRIKENSGGLLVHKSSHHFDLVNWWLADVPRRVYASGGLKFYGAENAEKRGVAVHERGTREDSAADPFALDLRTDERLESLYLKNEDHDGYRRDQDVFAPGITIEDNLSLTVDYARGPVLNYSLNAHSPWEGYRVAVNGTEGRLELDVVERAAVLPAEGGSPVDPSVTEDSQDNALRAAGERLVLQRHWEEARELEIINGEGAHGGGDKLLLADIFRGVGEDPYQRPAGLVDGIQAIAVGICGNESLARGQVVHVADVPLGLDDAAHAAQGS, translated from the coding sequence GTGAGCGAATCCCCGCGCACCCGCTACGTCATCATCGGCACCGGCAACCGGTGCGAAATGTACATCAACGCGATCCTCGGCGATCACGCCGACGTCGCCGAGCTGGTGGCCCTAGCCGACTCCAATCCCGGCCGGGCTGCCTACTACCAGGACGTGATCGAGCAAACGTTCGGCGCGCAGGTGGAGGCCTTCGACCCCCAGGCGCTGACGGACTTCATTCAGACGGAGAAGATCGACCGCGTCATCATTACCAGCCCGGACTTCACGCACGCCGACCTGGTGTGCGAGGCGCTCGAGGCCGGCGCCGACGTCGTGGTGGAGAAGCCCCTCACCGTCAACGCGGCCGCCTCCGCCCGCATCGCGCAGACCGTGGCGGCCACCGGCCGGCAGGTGATCGTCACCTTTAACTACCGGTACTCGCCGCGCAACACCGCGCTCAAGGCCGCCATTGCGGACGGACTCATCGGCGAGGTGACCTCGATCGACTTCTCGTGGGTCCTAGATACCGTGCACGGCGCGGACTACTTCCGCCGCTGGCACCGCATCAAGGAGAACTCCGGCGGCCTGCTGGTGCACAAGTCCTCCCACCACTTCGACCTCGTCAACTGGTGGCTCGCTGACGTCCCCCGGCGCGTCTATGCCTCGGGTGGTTTGAAGTTCTACGGCGCCGAGAACGCGGAAAAGCGCGGCGTGGCCGTGCACGAACGCGGCACGCGCGAGGACAGCGCCGCGGACCCCTTCGCCTTGGACCTGCGCACCGATGAGCGGCTCGAATCTCTCTACCTGAAGAACGAGGACCACGACGGCTACCGGCGCGACCAGGACGTGTTCGCCCCCGGCATCACCATCGAGGACAACCTTTCCTTGACCGTGGACTACGCGCGCGGGCCGGTCCTGAACTATTCCCTCAATGCGCACAGCCCGTGGGAGGGGTATCGCGTGGCCGTCAACGGCACCGAGGGGCGGCTGGAGCTCGACGTCGTCGAACGCGCCGCCGTGCTGCCCGCCGAGGGCGGCTCGCCCGTGGACCCGTCCGTCACGGAGGACAGTCAGGATAATGCCCTGCGCGCCGCGGGGGAGCGGCTGGTGCTACAGCGGCATTGGGAAGAAGCCCGGGAGCTAGAAATCATCAACGGGGAGGGCGCCCATGGCGGTGGCGACAAGCTCCTGCTGGCGGACATCTTCCGTGGCGTGGGCGAAGACCCCTACCAGCGCCCCGCCGGGCTCGTCGACGGCATCCAGGCGATCGCCGTCGGCATCTGCGGCAATGAATCCCTGGCCCGCGGTCAAGTGGTCCACGTGGCAGATGTGCCGCTGGGCCTTGATGACGCGGCGCACGCGGCTCAGGGGAGCTAG
- a CDS encoding glycerate kinase, with protein MKLKKIVCVPDSFKGSASAQQVAAALAAGAAQVAPAAEILQIPFADGGEGTLDALLAAWGQEASTVETVDALRRPRTARYGLSADGRTAIIEAAEGNGLPTVSDVPLRPLDADTHGVGLIARRALEAGATEILLCIGGSATTDGGLGLLAALGARIEYEDAPHEDAAGFGGRRLGTVRGIDLTDLLPAARRARWRIAVDVDNPLTGERGAAAVFGPQKGATEPEVALLDAGLAHLAGVIADHPERHAAAPSTEEALRGAAGFGAAGGIPVSLVGLLGADTVPGAQLVAEAVGLDAALAGADLVLTGEGALDAQSLGGKVVDAVRTRAPQGAAVVVVAGTVKLTAAEVRAAGLTAAFSIAPGAAPLAELLERAPALIEDTAAQACALAAR; from the coding sequence ATGAAGCTGAAGAAAATCGTGTGTGTCCCGGACTCCTTCAAGGGTTCCGCCTCGGCGCAACAGGTCGCGGCCGCGTTGGCCGCCGGCGCCGCTCAGGTAGCGCCGGCGGCCGAGATCCTCCAGATCCCCTTTGCCGACGGCGGCGAGGGCACGCTGGACGCGCTGCTGGCCGCGTGGGGCCAGGAAGCCAGCACCGTCGAGACCGTCGACGCGCTCCGCCGACCGCGCACCGCCCGGTACGGCCTGTCCGCCGATGGCCGGACGGCCATCATCGAGGCGGCCGAGGGCAACGGCCTGCCGACCGTCTCCGACGTCCCCCTGCGCCCGCTCGACGCCGACACCCATGGCGTCGGGCTCATCGCCCGCCGCGCGCTGGAGGCGGGCGCCACGGAAATCCTGCTGTGCATCGGCGGTTCCGCCACCACGGACGGCGGGCTCGGCCTTCTGGCGGCCCTCGGCGCGCGCATTGAGTACGAGGACGCGCCGCACGAGGATGCGGCGGGGTTCGGCGGCCGCCGCCTCGGCACCGTGCGGGGCATCGACCTGACGGACCTCCTGCCGGCCGCCCGCCGCGCGCGCTGGCGGATCGCCGTGGACGTGGACAACCCCCTGACCGGCGAGCGCGGAGCCGCCGCCGTGTTTGGCCCGCAAAAGGGTGCCACCGAGCCGGAGGTGGCGCTGCTGGACGCCGGGCTGGCGCATCTGGCCGGCGTTATCGCGGACCACCCCGAGCGGCACGCGGCGGCGCCCTCCACTGAGGAGGCCCTCCGCGGGGCCGCCGGGTTCGGAGCCGCGGGCGGGATCCCCGTCAGCCTGGTGGGCCTGCTCGGTGCCGACACCGTTCCGGGCGCCCAGCTGGTCGCCGAGGCGGTGGGGCTCGACGCCGCGCTGGCCGGCGCCGACCTGGTGCTCACGGGCGAGGGGGCGCTCGATGCGCAGTCGCTCGGCGGCAAGGTGGTGGACGCGGTCCGCACCCGCGCACCGCAGGGCGCCGCCGTCGTCGTCGTTGCCGGCACGGTGAAGCTCACCGCGGCGGAGGTCCGCGCCGCGGGCCTGACGGCCGCGTTCTCCATCGCTCCCGGGGCGGCCCCGCTGGCCGAACTGCTCGAGCGCGCCCCAGCCCTCATTGAGGACACGGCCGCGCAGGCCTGCGCCCTCGCCGCCCGCTAG
- a CDS encoding carbohydrate ABC transporter permease, whose translation MTAQPTEQKPEKRHAAPKKPAPANTYKPGPRAIARSVIKHVILVAAALIMIYPLLWMLVSSLRPTDVIFREPGLFLTTFEWSNYSEGWNALSHPFSHFLMNSAVVVLGCILGNLISCSMAAYAFARLDFKFKKIMFGLMLMTIMLPIHVIIVPQYIMFSQVGWVNTFLPIIVPKLLATDAFFIFLMVQFIRGIPKDMDEAARIDGAGHARIFLQVILPLMVPALATTAIFTFIWTWSDFFTSLIYLTDPEMYTVPVALRAFIDATGESNWGALFAMSIVTLLPVFIAFLIGQKFLVKGIATTGIK comes from the coding sequence ATGACGGCGCAGCCCACCGAGCAAAAGCCGGAGAAGCGCCACGCGGCTCCCAAGAAGCCGGCTCCCGCCAACACGTATAAGCCGGGTCCGCGGGCCATCGCCCGCTCCGTGATCAAGCACGTCATTCTGGTGGCGGCCGCGCTGATCATGATCTACCCGTTGCTGTGGATGCTGGTCAGCTCGCTGCGGCCCACGGACGTGATCTTCCGCGAGCCGGGCCTGTTCTTGACCACCTTCGAATGGTCCAACTACTCCGAGGGTTGGAACGCCCTGTCCCACCCGTTCAGTCACTTCCTGATGAACTCGGCCGTGGTGGTCCTCGGCTGTATCCTCGGCAATCTGATCTCCTGCTCGATGGCCGCCTATGCGTTCGCCCGGCTGGACTTCAAGTTCAAGAAGATCATGTTCGGCCTCATGCTGATGACCATCATGCTGCCGATCCACGTGATCATCGTGCCGCAGTACATCATGTTCTCTCAGGTCGGCTGGGTGAACACGTTCCTGCCGATCATCGTGCCGAAGCTCCTGGCCACGGACGCGTTCTTCATCTTCCTCATGGTGCAGTTCATTCGCGGCATCCCGAAGGACATGGATGAGGCCGCCCGCATCGATGGCGCCGGCCACGCCCGCATCTTCCTGCAGGTCATCCTGCCGCTTATGGTCCCGGCCCTGGCGACGACGGCGATCTTCACGTTCATCTGGACGTGGAGCGACTTCTTCACCTCGCTGATCTACCTGACGGACCCGGAGATGTACACGGTCCCGGTCGCCCTGCGCGCGTTCATCGACGCCACCGGCGAATCCAACTGGGGTGCCCTGTTCGCCATGTCGATCGTCACCCTGCTGCCCGTGTTCATCGCGTTCCTGATCGGCCAGAAGTTCCTGGTCAAGGGCATCGCGACCACCGGCATCAAGTAA
- a CDS encoding mandelate racemase/muconate lactonizing enzyme family protein, with translation MAITATQSTVTRIELTLISLPFDAGRRDTAADANESIDTYNASSRTFTEMQSLLVSVHTSDGLTGWGEAFGHKTNPATWAALQDVVAPFFVGRAADPVAVRHDAEYAFHAFGRTGPVHYALSAIDTALWDLAAQRAGQPLRHLLAEHLGTGGPDHPVREAISSYASLVHYGEDPVEVDFHVRRAAAAGFAAFKLHESTREAIAAARQAAGGHPLMVDVNCHWDLEGAHRAADAFTDLDLHWLEEPIFPPDDAGALAALNARHGYVAAGENASGAQGLIDQMAAGAVAVAQPSVGKIGGITDMLEVYAAGARLGVAVVPHNFYYGPALVATAQLIAAAPRQRAADGTAHPELEVPFLSWPRRLHPLHAAHHDAASADVVLPEAPGLGFAPDPEVLAAATLRTATVA, from the coding sequence ATGGCTATCACTGCAACTCAGAGCACGGTTACGAGGATCGAGCTCACCCTCATCTCCCTCCCGTTCGACGCCGGCCGACGCGATACCGCGGCGGACGCAAACGAGTCAATTGATACCTACAACGCATCATCAAGAACCTTTACGGAGATGCAATCCCTCCTCGTCTCCGTCCACACCAGCGACGGCCTCACCGGCTGGGGCGAGGCCTTCGGCCACAAAACCAACCCCGCCACCTGGGCGGCGCTGCAGGACGTCGTCGCCCCCTTCTTCGTGGGCCGTGCCGCCGATCCGGTGGCCGTCCGGCACGACGCGGAGTACGCCTTTCACGCCTTCGGCCGCACCGGCCCCGTGCACTACGCGCTCTCCGCGATCGATACCGCGCTCTGGGACCTCGCCGCCCAGCGCGCCGGCCAGCCCCTGCGGCACCTGCTCGCCGAGCACCTCGGCACGGGCGGTCCGGATCACCCGGTGCGCGAGGCCATCAGCTCCTACGCATCGCTGGTCCACTACGGGGAAGACCCCGTCGAGGTCGACTTCCACGTTCGCCGCGCGGCCGCTGCAGGCTTCGCGGCCTTTAAGCTGCATGAATCCACGCGCGAGGCCATCGCCGCCGCCCGTCAGGCCGCTGGCGGCCACCCGCTCATGGTGGACGTCAACTGCCACTGGGACCTAGAGGGCGCCCACCGGGCGGCGGACGCGTTCACGGACCTGGACCTGCACTGGCTCGAGGAGCCCATTTTCCCGCCCGACGACGCCGGCGCCCTGGCCGCGCTCAACGCCCGGCACGGCTACGTGGCGGCCGGCGAGAACGCCTCCGGGGCGCAGGGGCTGATCGATCAGATGGCCGCCGGGGCCGTCGCCGTGGCCCAGCCGAGCGTGGGAAAGATCGGCGGCATCACGGACATGCTGGAGGTCTATGCGGCGGGCGCTCGCCTCGGCGTGGCCGTGGTGCCGCACAACTTCTACTACGGGCCCGCGCTCGTCGCCACGGCGCAGCTGATCGCCGCCGCGCCGCGCCAACGGGCGGCCGACGGCACCGCCCACCCCGAGCTGGAGGTCCCCTTCCTCTCGTGGCCGCGCCGGCTCCACCCGCTGCACGCCGCGCACCACGACGCGGCCAGCGCCGACGTCGTCCTGCCCGAGGCCCCGGGCCTCGGGTTTGCCCCGGACCCGGAGGTGCTCGCCGCGGCCACCCTCCGCACCGCCACCGTGGCCTAG